In Actinomycetota bacterium, a single genomic region encodes these proteins:
- the rlmB gene encoding 23S rRNA (guanosine(2251)-2'-O)-methyltransferase RlmB, translated as MAGNSQRKGAMRKAGTKKGQVVGSGGQRRRGLEPKGPTPKATEREKHPAARRARAADQRAGSGSGRPARAPGSATAPARPAKDGPELVVGRNAVVEALRAQVPATTLYVQQYVDTDDRIRESLAAAADRGIALLEVGRSELDRIAGRAVHQGLALRVPPYSYADLDDLLAGAGSARQEPLLVALDAVTDPRNLGAVIRSAAAFGAHGVVVPARRAAGVSAAAWKTSAGAAARVPVARVVNLTRALVSLQRSGFTVVGLAAGGASSWDDLDREVLAGPVVLVVGSEGAGLSRLVAQTCDLLASIPMTAATESLNASVAAGIALHEVARARRTDAAPHRD; from the coding sequence ATGGCCGGGAACTCCCAGCGCAAGGGAGCGATGCGCAAGGCCGGCACCAAGAAGGGCCAGGTCGTCGGTTCGGGCGGCCAGCGCCGTCGCGGCCTGGAGCCGAAGGGCCCGACGCCCAAGGCGACCGAGCGCGAGAAGCATCCCGCCGCCCGGCGGGCTCGCGCCGCCGACCAGCGCGCCGGTTCCGGGTCCGGACGGCCCGCTCGCGCGCCGGGCAGCGCGACCGCGCCGGCCCGCCCCGCCAAGGACGGGCCGGAACTCGTCGTCGGACGCAACGCCGTCGTGGAGGCGTTGCGGGCGCAGGTGCCGGCCACGACGTTGTATGTCCAGCAGTACGTCGACACCGACGACCGGATCCGCGAATCGTTGGCGGCGGCCGCCGACCGCGGCATCGCGCTCCTGGAGGTCGGCAGGTCCGAGCTGGACCGGATCGCCGGCCGGGCGGTGCACCAGGGCCTGGCGCTGCGGGTACCGCCGTACTCGTACGCCGACCTCGACGACCTGCTCGCCGGGGCAGGCTCGGCCCGGCAGGAACCGCTGCTCGTCGCGCTCGACGCGGTGACCGATCCGCGCAACCTCGGCGCGGTGATCCGTTCGGCGGCAGCGTTCGGTGCGCACGGCGTCGTCGTACCGGCGCGGCGGGCCGCCGGTGTCAGCGCGGCGGCGTGGAAGACCTCCGCCGGCGCCGCGGCGCGCGTCCCGGTCGCCCGCGTCGTCAACCTCACGCGAGCGCTGGTCTCGTTGCAGCGCAGCGGTTTCACCGTTGTCGGACTGGCTGCTGGGGGAGCCAGCAGCTGGGACGACCTGGACCGTGAGGTGTTGGCCGGCCCGGTCGTGCTGGTCGTCGGCAGCGAGGGCGCGGGACTGTCGCGCCTGGTGGCGCAGACCTGTGACCTGCTCGCGTCGATTCCGATGACGGCGGCCACCGAGTCGCTCAATGCCTCGGTCGCTGCCGGGATCGCGCTGCACGAGGTCGCCCGCGCCCGCCGTACCGACGCAGCCCCCCACCGCGACTAA
- a CDS encoding two pore domain potassium channel family protein, protein MTRQQPQRRARWFRAYERHSQYPMFLLAVLFCVGLVLLLDSGGDSASARSLLLLCWLGFFLDYGLSLLLTDDRLGYIRRNPLALIALIIPALRILLLGRAFKILTRDAPARFAQRVQFVAVYLTTLVVFFAAVLVLVAERNAPGANITTFGNALWWALVTIPTVGYGDYYPITFFGRAVAVALFFNGVALLSIVTATLSQRFLDRRSRRAGMVESGGPQAGGVTDGERDELPVADAIARLEAVAARLEALAARPGRLGTGEGE, encoded by the coding sequence GTGACCCGGCAGCAGCCGCAGCGGCGGGCCCGGTGGTTCCGGGCGTACGAGCGCCACAGCCAGTACCCGATGTTCCTGCTCGCGGTGTTGTTCTGCGTCGGTCTGGTCCTGCTGCTGGACAGCGGCGGAGACAGCGCCTCCGCGCGCAGCCTGCTGCTGCTGTGTTGGCTGGGGTTCTTCCTCGACTACGGCCTGTCGTTGCTGCTGACCGACGACCGGCTCGGCTACATCCGGCGCAATCCGTTGGCACTGATCGCCCTGATCATCCCGGCGCTGCGGATCCTGCTGCTCGGCCGGGCGTTCAAGATCCTCACCCGGGATGCGCCGGCACGGTTCGCGCAACGGGTCCAGTTCGTGGCGGTGTATCTCACGACGCTCGTGGTGTTCTTCGCCGCGGTGCTCGTGCTGGTCGCCGAGCGCAACGCGCCCGGCGCCAACATCACGACGTTCGGCAATGCGTTGTGGTGGGCACTGGTGACGATTCCCACCGTCGGGTACGGCGACTACTACCCGATCACGTTCTTCGGCCGCGCGGTTGCCGTCGCCCTGTTCTTCAACGGCGTCGCGCTGCTGTCGATCGTCACCGCCACGCTCTCGCAGCGGTTCCTGGACCGGCGCAGCCGCCGTGCCGGCATGGTCGAGTCCGGCGGGCCGCAGGCCGGCGGCGTGACGGACGGCGAGCGCGACGAGCTGCCGGTGGCCGACGCCATCGCCCGGCTGGAGGCGGTGGCCGCCCGGCTGGAGGCGCTGGCTGCCCGGCCGGGCCGGCTGGGGACCGGCGAGGGTGAATGA
- a CDS encoding CPBP family intramembrane metalloprotease — MTAEVTGFLDLGLVAIGAVLVMMLLVNVASHQMPQLYLFWCLGGSVVVLAIGLLDGATLGDLGLAPSTWPAGLIWSAVLIGIVLVVYAVGFAWRRTQRAFADRRIAAMSTRRAIWNALVELPFGTVLFEEVAFRGVLYAMLVSRSGVPWAIAWCSILFGLWHILPSLGSHESNAALGNVAGQGRRGNVVAVGLSVLGTGAFGVVFCLLRQLIGSLFPPMALHWALNGWGYVFARHASRRQQ, encoded by the coding sequence TTGACGGCGGAGGTGACCGGCTTCCTGGACCTGGGCCTCGTGGCCATCGGCGCCGTGCTGGTGATGATGCTGCTGGTCAACGTCGCATCGCATCAGATGCCGCAGCTCTACCTGTTCTGGTGCCTGGGCGGCTCCGTGGTGGTGCTCGCCATCGGCCTGCTCGACGGCGCGACACTGGGCGACCTCGGCCTTGCGCCGTCGACCTGGCCGGCGGGCCTCATCTGGTCGGCCGTGCTCATCGGGATCGTGCTCGTGGTGTATGCCGTCGGCTTCGCGTGGCGGCGTACCCAGCGGGCCTTCGCCGACCGGCGTATCGCGGCGATGTCGACCCGCCGGGCGATCTGGAACGCCCTGGTCGAACTGCCGTTCGGCACCGTGCTGTTCGAGGAGGTCGCGTTCCGCGGCGTGCTGTACGCCATGCTCGTCTCGCGGTCCGGCGTGCCATGGGCGATCGCGTGGTGCTCGATCCTGTTCGGCCTGTGGCACATCCTGCCGTCGCTGGGTAGCCACGAGTCGAACGCGGCGCTGGGCAACGTTGCCGGCCAGGGGCGCCGGGGCAACGTCGTCGCCGTGGGCCTGTCCGTGCTGGGCACCGGCGCGTTCGGAGTCGTGTTCTGCCTGCTCCGGCAGCTCATCGGCAGCCTGTTCCCGCCGATGGCACTGCACTGGGCGCTCAACGGCTGGGGTTACGTCTTCGCCCGGCACGCCTCCCGTCGCCAGCAGTGA
- a CDS encoding cysteine--tRNA ligase — MSLRLYDTAARAVRVFTPIAPPTVTMYVCGPTVQAAPHIGHLRTGVVFDVLRRWLIASGYDVVLCRNVTDIDDKILARGAAQGRPWWAVAAQYERAFAAAHDLLGCLPPTVEPRATGHVTQMVDLIERLIAAGAAYPVGGDVYFDVRSFPQYGALSGQRPDDMHPAADSPHESRKRDPRDFALWKGAKPGEPSWPTPWGPGRPGWHLECSAMATTYLGPVFDIHGGGLDLVFPHHENELAQSCSVGDGFARYWLHAAWLTQAGEKMSKSLGNTLALSTLLERVRPVELRYYLASAHYRSLLEFSVDALEEAAAGYRRLEGFLRRGTAALGDSAATAVGGSAALDDSAARALGDSAAPASGGHGRPAAFDAALDDDLAVPQALAVLHETVRRGNAALDAGDRVTLHSTVAEVTAMAAVLGIDPGPAGSGRGDDARTHRALDVLVDLVLEQRADARARKDFATADLIRDRLHEAGVTVEDAPGGSRWTLAGEG, encoded by the coding sequence GTGAGCCTGCGCCTGTACGACACCGCCGCACGCGCGGTCCGCGTGTTCACCCCGATCGCGCCACCGACCGTCACGATGTACGTCTGCGGGCCCACGGTGCAGGCAGCTCCGCACATCGGCCACCTGCGCACCGGCGTCGTCTTCGACGTCCTGCGGCGGTGGCTGATCGCCAGCGGGTACGACGTGGTGCTGTGCCGCAACGTGACCGACATCGACGACAAGATCCTGGCGCGGGGCGCGGCGCAGGGCCGGCCGTGGTGGGCGGTGGCCGCGCAGTACGAACGGGCGTTCGCCGCAGCGCACGACCTGCTCGGCTGCCTGCCGCCGACGGTCGAGCCGCGCGCCACCGGCCACGTGACCCAGATGGTCGACCTCATCGAGCGCCTCATCGCAGCCGGTGCGGCGTACCCGGTCGGCGGCGACGTCTACTTCGACGTCCGGTCCTTCCCGCAGTACGGCGCGCTGTCCGGCCAACGACCGGACGACATGCATCCGGCCGCGGACTCTCCGCACGAATCCCGCAAGCGTGACCCTCGCGACTTCGCGCTGTGGAAGGGCGCCAAGCCGGGCGAGCCGTCCTGGCCGACGCCCTGGGGGCCGGGCCGGCCCGGCTGGCATCTGGAGTGCTCGGCGATGGCCACGACGTACCTGGGCCCGGTGTTCGACATCCACGGCGGCGGCCTGGATCTGGTCTTCCCCCACCACGAGAACGAACTCGCGCAGTCGTGCTCGGTCGGTGACGGTTTCGCCCGGTACTGGCTGCACGCGGCCTGGCTGACACAGGCGGGCGAGAAGATGAGCAAGTCGCTGGGCAACACCCTGGCGCTGTCGACGCTGCTCGAGCGGGTCCGCCCGGTGGAGTTGCGCTACTACCTGGCCAGCGCGCACTACCGGTCGCTGCTGGAGTTCTCCGTCGACGCGCTGGAGGAGGCGGCGGCCGGCTACCGGCGGCTGGAAGGCTTCCTGCGGCGCGGCACCGCCGCGCTGGGCGACTCGGCCGCCACTGCGGTGGGCGGCTCGGCCGCGCTGGATGACTCGGCCGCGAGAGCACTGGGTGACTCGGCCGCCCCGGCATCGGGCGGTCACGGCCGGCCGGCGGCGTTCGACGCTGCACTGGACGACGACCTCGCCGTCCCGCAGGCGCTGGCGGTGCTGCACGAGACGGTACGCCGGGGCAACGCGGCGCTGGACGCCGGCGACCGCGTCACGCTGCACTCCACGGTCGCCGAGGTAACTGCGATGGCGGCGGTCCTCGGGATCGATCCGGGGCCGGCCGGGTCCGGCCGCGGCGACGACGCGCGTACCCACCGCGCGTTGGACGTGCTGGTCGACCTGGTCCTCGAGCAGCGCGCTGATGCCCGGGCGCGCAAGGACTTCGCGACCGCCGACCTGATTCGCGACCGGCTGCACGAGGCCGGTGTCACCGTGGAGGACGCGCCGGGTGGTTCGCGCTGGACGCTGGCCGGGGAGGGCTGA
- a CDS encoding DUF3263 domain-containing protein: MDAARSSVDAVGADEGLGARERAILEFERQWWKYAGAKEQAIRELFDMSATRYYQLLNALIDDPAALAFDPMLVKRLRRMRAARQRARSARRLGIDL; this comes from the coding sequence ATGGACGCCGCCCGATCCTCCGTCGACGCCGTCGGCGCGGACGAGGGACTGGGTGCGCGCGAGCGCGCGATCCTCGAGTTCGAGCGGCAGTGGTGGAAGTACGCCGGTGCCAAGGAGCAGGCGATCCGGGAGCTGTTCGACATGAGCGCCACGCGCTACTACCAGCTCCTGAACGCCCTCATCGACGATCCGGCCGCGCTGGCCTTCGACCCCATGCTGGTCAAGCGGTTGCGCCGGATGCGCGCAGCGCGCCAGCGGGCCCGGTCGGCGCGACGCCTCGGCATCGACCTGTAG
- a CDS encoding cation:proton antiporter produces MELDQDLTSVFVVALIAAVTPLLVGFFRLRVAEVVLLLALGALAGPSALDLIEITDAVTLLQNLGLGFLFFVAGYELDPRLARDREGLLGGLGWLASLVLAGVTAVVLTATGVVSDSVGVAIALTSTALGTLLPMLRDRGLTRTPFGRYFMGAGAAGEFGPILAISIFLGSRSSEGSLIVLALFGVLAVAIAIVPRRMVGERLRAILELGRETSSQTPVRWTILLLVGLLALSDRFGLDVVLGAFVAGAILKLWTPAESEGLDRKVEGIAFGFFIPLFFVVSGAALDLASIAENPLRLLLFFVLLLVVRGAPQLLVYRRDMPLLIERVRFSLYVATGLPIIVAVTGLGVAAGVMLPENAAALVGAGALSVLVFPLVADLLPGRGLDPATRPLPARD; encoded by the coding sequence ATGGAGCTCGACCAGGACCTCACCTCGGTCTTCGTCGTCGCGCTCATCGCCGCGGTCACCCCACTGCTCGTGGGGTTCTTCCGGCTCAGAGTCGCCGAAGTAGTCCTGCTCCTGGCGTTGGGGGCACTGGCTGGTCCCAGCGCCCTCGACCTGATCGAGATCACCGACGCGGTGACCTTGCTGCAGAACCTGGGGCTCGGCTTCCTGTTCTTCGTGGCCGGGTACGAACTCGACCCGCGGCTGGCACGCGACCGCGAGGGGCTGCTCGGCGGCCTGGGGTGGCTGGCCTCCCTCGTCCTCGCCGGCGTCACCGCCGTCGTCCTCACCGCGACTGGGGTCGTGTCGGACTCGGTCGGCGTCGCCATCGCCTTGACCAGCACCGCACTCGGGACGCTGCTGCCCATGCTGCGCGACCGCGGCCTGACCCGGACGCCGTTCGGTCGTTACTTCATGGGCGCCGGCGCGGCCGGCGAGTTCGGCCCCATCCTCGCCATCTCGATCTTCCTCGGCAGCCGCAGCTCGGAGGGCTCGCTCATCGTGCTCGCCCTGTTCGGCGTGCTGGCCGTGGCCATCGCGATCGTGCCCCGTCGGATGGTCGGCGAACGGCTGCGCGCGATCCTGGAACTGGGCCGTGAGACCAGCTCGCAGACTCCGGTTCGCTGGACCATCCTCCTGCTCGTCGGGCTGCTCGCGTTGTCCGACAGGTTCGGCCTCGACGTGGTCCTCGGCGCCTTCGTCGCCGGCGCCATCCTCAAACTCTGGACGCCCGCCGAGAGCGAAGGATTGGACCGCAAGGTCGAAGGTATTGCCTTCGGCTTCTTCATCCCGCTGTTCTTCGTGGTGTCCGGTGCCGCCCTCGACCTGGCCAGCATCGCCGAGAATCCGTTGCGGCTGCTGCTGTTCTTCGTCCTGCTGCTGGTGGTGCGCGGTGCGCCGCAGCTGCTGGTGTACCGCCGCGACATGCCGCTGCTGATCGAGCGAGTGCGATTCTCGCTGTACGTCGCCACCGGGCTGCCCATCATCGTGGCGGTCACCGGACTGGGCGTGGCCGCCGGGGTGATGCTGCCGGAGAACGCCGCCGCGCTGGTCGGTGCCGGCGCGTTGTCCGTCCTGGTCTTCCCGCTGGTGGCCGACCTGCTGCCGGGACGGGGACTCGATCCTGCCACCCGGCCGCTGCCGGCGCGGGACTGA
- the otsB gene encoding trehalose-phosphatase, protein MTIHPSDVTTPGGPEQGPEPLDSELRQALRQLARTPHLLVCCDYDGTLAPIVPNPTDARPLPESITALRNLAAMPSTTAAVISGRSLRDLAALSRLPGEVHLVGSHGSEFDIGYVTAMDDDNAALLRRVDQSLAELTDGVPGVSLERKPASIAVHVRRADPDAAATVLRALDEGPVTWPGVHVTKGKEVVELAVVETNKGSAVDILRHRTGATAAIFVGDDATDERAFARLHGPDISVKVGPGDSLAQYRIADPHDVARLLAMMVEERLSWLTGVDAVPIERLSLLADGASVALVTPHGAISWLCHPDPDSPAVFAHLLGGEAAGHFSVHPVRQAMPLAQAYVADTWTLRTRWPGLDVLDYLEVQPPNDGTRRHARLVRVLQGTARARVVFAPRPEFGGVPVRLQPGPDGVVVVGSAEPMVLHAPGLDWEVHRDGMHDTAVATVDPGAGSVVLELRLGTDDLSDRTEPEPERRARTESYWRSWVSGLRLPATRRAAVVRSALTLKALCYQPTGAVLAAATASLPEQIGGIRNWDYRYCWPRDASMSVEALVQLGSTAEADAFLDWLAGVLETVGRPEQLHPLYTIFGRTLGAEAVVDTLPGYAGSRPVRVSNAAQGQLQLDVFGPVASLLAVLADERGAVSDRDWLLAQELVAAVEARWYEPDHGIWEIRDVPRHHVHSRVMCWQTVDRGLTLAAARGVDRPDWKQLRDRIAENLFLHGTDPQTGAFGTAFESRDADAATLAVILSGMLDGSDPRAQATVAHVESELRRGPTVHRYLFDDGLPGHEGGMHICTGWLIEAYLAVGRHEDAEQLFEAMLATAGPTGLLPEQYDGVRGRSLGNHPQAYSHLSVIRAALLFDAIAR, encoded by the coding sequence ATGACGATCCATCCTTCGGATGTGACCACCCCCGGCGGCCCGGAACAGGGGCCCGAACCTCTCGACAGTGAACTGCGACAAGCACTACGGCAACTGGCCCGGACTCCGCACCTGCTGGTGTGCTGCGACTACGACGGCACGCTGGCGCCGATCGTGCCCAATCCCACCGACGCCCGGCCGCTGCCGGAGTCGATCACGGCGTTGCGGAACCTCGCGGCGATGCCGTCGACGACCGCGGCGGTCATCTCCGGCCGGTCGTTGCGTGACCTCGCGGCGCTCAGCCGGCTGCCGGGCGAGGTCCACCTGGTGGGCAGTCATGGCTCGGAGTTCGACATCGGCTACGTGACGGCGATGGACGACGACAACGCCGCCCTGCTGCGCCGGGTAGACCAGTCGCTGGCCGAACTGACCGACGGGGTACCGGGGGTCAGTCTGGAGCGCAAGCCGGCGAGTATCGCGGTGCACGTGCGCCGGGCGGACCCCGACGCGGCGGCCACCGTCCTGCGGGCCCTCGACGAGGGCCCGGTGACCTGGCCCGGCGTCCATGTGACCAAGGGCAAGGAAGTCGTCGAACTCGCCGTGGTCGAGACCAACAAGGGCTCCGCGGTCGACATCCTGCGCCATCGGACCGGCGCGACGGCGGCGATCTTCGTCGGCGACGACGCGACCGACGAGCGCGCCTTCGCCCGGCTGCACGGGCCGGACATCTCGGTCAAGGTCGGCCCGGGAGACAGCCTGGCGCAGTACCGGATCGCCGATCCGCACGACGTGGCGCGACTGCTGGCGATGATGGTCGAGGAACGGCTGTCGTGGCTCACCGGCGTCGACGCCGTCCCGATCGAACGCTTGTCGCTGCTGGCCGACGGCGCCTCGGTGGCCCTGGTCACGCCGCATGGCGCGATCAGCTGGCTGTGTCACCCCGACCCCGACAGCCCCGCCGTCTTCGCCCACCTGCTGGGCGGGGAGGCAGCCGGCCACTTCTCGGTGCATCCGGTCCGGCAGGCGATGCCGCTGGCGCAGGCGTACGTCGCGGACACCTGGACGCTGCGCACCCGCTGGCCCGGCCTGGACGTCCTGGACTACCTGGAGGTGCAACCGCCCAACGACGGCACCCGCCGCCACGCCCGGCTGGTCCGCGTCCTGCAGGGAACCGCGCGCGCCCGCGTGGTGTTCGCGCCCCGGCCCGAGTTCGGCGGCGTCCCGGTACGGCTGCAGCCGGGTCCCGACGGGGTGGTCGTGGTCGGCTCCGCGGAGCCGATGGTGCTGCACGCTCCGGGACTCGACTGGGAGGTCCACCGCGACGGCATGCATGACACGGCCGTGGCGACGGTGGACCCCGGCGCGGGATCCGTCGTCCTGGAACTGCGGCTGGGCACGGACGACCTGAGTGACCGCACCGAACCCGAGCCCGAGCGCCGCGCACGCACCGAGTCGTACTGGCGGTCCTGGGTGAGCGGGCTCCGCCTGCCGGCGACCCGGCGGGCGGCCGTGGTCCGGTCGGCACTGACGCTCAAGGCGTTGTGCTACCAGCCGACCGGCGCAGTCCTGGCTGCCGCGACCGCGTCGTTGCCAGAACAGATCGGCGGCATCCGCAACTGGGACTACCGCTACTGCTGGCCGCGAGATGCGTCGATGAGCGTCGAAGCCCTCGTGCAGTTGGGCAGCACCGCGGAAGCCGACGCCTTCCTCGACTGGCTGGCCGGCGTGCTGGAGACCGTGGGCCGGCCCGAGCAGCTACACCCGCTGTACACCATCTTCGGCCGGACCCTCGGCGCCGAGGCCGTCGTGGACACCCTGCCGGGATACGCCGGCAGCCGGCCGGTCCGGGTGTCCAACGCCGCCCAGGGCCAGCTGCAGCTGGACGTCTTCGGCCCGGTGGCGAGCCTGCTCGCCGTGCTCGCCGACGAACGTGGAGCGGTCAGCGACCGGGATTGGCTACTGGCGCAGGAGTTGGTGGCCGCGGTCGAGGCGCGGTGGTACGAACCCGATCACGGCATCTGGGAGATCCGTGACGTCCCCCGGCACCACGTGCACAGCCGGGTGATGTGCTGGCAGACAGTCGATCGCGGCCTGACGCTGGCAGCTGCGCGTGGCGTCGACCGGCCGGACTGGAAGCAACTGCGGGACCGCATCGCGGAGAACCTGTTCCTGCACGGCACCGACCCGCAGACCGGCGCCTTCGGCACCGCCTTCGAAAGCCGCGACGCGGACGCCGCGACGCTGGCGGTAATCCTGTCCGGGATGCTCGACGGGTCCGACCCCCGCGCCCAGGCGACGGTCGCCCACGTCGAGTCGGAGTTGCGCCGCGGACCCACCGTGCACCGCTACCTGTTCGACGACGGACTGCCCGGCCACGAAGGCGGGATGCACATCTGCACCGGGTGGCTGATCGAGGCGTACCTGGCCGTAGGCCGCCACGAGGACGCCGAGCAACTGTTCGAGGCGATGCTGGCGACGGCGGGCCCGACCGGGCTGCTGCCGGAGCAGTACGACGGCGTACGCGGCCGGTCACTGGGCAACCACCCGCAGGCCTACTCCCACCTGTCGGTGATCCGGGCCGCACTGCTGTTCGACGCCATCGCCCGCTGA
- a CDS encoding ionic transporter y4hA, whose translation MSAVRRAPWAVAVPAVGALTLILTWGRELPVALVAVVAVVLVAAVLAAVYHAEVVALRVGEPMGSLILAVAVTVIEVALVVTLMVSGGDQAQTLARDTVFAAVMITMNGIVGLSLLVGSLRYGVALFNAEGTGAAVATVASLATLTLVVPTFTSGAPGPQFTASQLTFAAMASLVLYALFVVTQTGRHRDFFLPVGVEGTDAGPPHEQSDDHAEPPTTRAAWTSLGLLLIALVAVIGLAKVESPALEAGVAAVGFPASFVGVVIALVVLLPETIAAVQAASRNRVQISLNLGFGSAMASIGLTIPAIAVASIWLDGTLFLGLGPTQLVLLAMTVVVTILTVVPGRATRLHGGVHLVLLAAFLFLSVNP comes from the coding sequence ATGTCGGCGGTACGACGAGCGCCCTGGGCCGTCGCCGTACCGGCTGTTGGTGCCCTGACGCTGATCCTCACCTGGGGTCGCGAGCTGCCCGTGGCACTGGTGGCCGTTGTCGCGGTCGTCCTGGTGGCCGCGGTGCTCGCCGCGGTTTACCACGCCGAGGTCGTCGCGCTGCGGGTCGGCGAGCCGATGGGGTCGCTCATCCTGGCCGTGGCGGTCACCGTCATCGAGGTCGCGCTCGTGGTGACGCTGATGGTGTCCGGCGGCGACCAGGCCCAGACGCTGGCGCGCGACACCGTCTTCGCCGCCGTGATGATCACGATGAACGGCATCGTCGGCCTGTCCTTGCTGGTCGGTTCGCTGCGGTACGGCGTGGCGCTGTTCAACGCCGAAGGCACCGGTGCCGCCGTCGCCACCGTGGCGTCGCTGGCGACGCTCACGCTGGTCGTCCCGACGTTCACCTCCGGCGCGCCCGGTCCGCAGTTCACCGCCAGCCAGCTGACGTTCGCGGCCATGGCCTCGCTCGTGCTGTACGCGCTCTTCGTGGTGACGCAGACGGGCCGGCACCGCGACTTCTTCCTCCCGGTCGGCGTCGAGGGCACCGACGCCGGACCACCGCACGAGCAGAGCGACGATCACGCCGAGCCGCCGACGACCCGCGCGGCGTGGACCAGTCTCGGTCTGCTGCTGATCGCGCTGGTGGCCGTGATCGGGCTGGCCAAGGTCGAGTCGCCGGCGTTGGAGGCCGGGGTGGCGGCGGTCGGCTTCCCCGCATCGTTCGTCGGCGTGGTGATCGCGCTGGTGGTGCTGCTGCCGGAGACCATCGCCGCGGTGCAGGCCGCGTCGCGCAACCGGGTGCAGATCAGCCTCAACCTCGGATTCGGATCGGCGATGGCCAGCATCGGGCTGACCATCCCGGCGATCGCCGTCGCCTCGATCTGGCTGGACGGCACGCTGTTCCTCGGCCTGGGTCCCACCCAGCTGGTCCTGCTTGCGATGACCGTCGTCGTCACCATCCTCACCGTCGTGCCGGGACGCGCCACCCGGCTGCACGGCGGCGTCCACCTGGTCCTGCTGGCAGCCTTCCTGTTCCTGTCGGTCAATCCCTGA
- a CDS encoding trehalose-6-phosphate synthase, producing the protein MNPGGGRRRPVRHTGLYGGAMTGAGSEGTPMGQSANDVVVVANRLPVDATAGPDGSTHWEQSPGGLVTALDPLLRERPVTWIGWSGRFADDAADAVPLPDRVGSCDLVEVPLTRSQVEDYYEGFCNATIWPLYHDAIVAPVYHRRTWEAYQQVNRVFADAVAAVAAPGATVWVHDYQLQLVPQFVRQVRPDVTIGFFLHIPFPPHELFAQLPWRRQIIEGMLGADLVGFHRPEGVLNFLVLAHRLCGLSPESGSVQVRGLDDNRTVRVGAFPISIDSRSLDSLARDPQVREKARLLRHDLGNPGTILLGVDRLDYTKGIDVRLKAFAELLDDGDLDPTDVTLVQVATPSREGVEEYQRIRQEIELVVGRALGDHGAIGSVPVRYLHQSMPREELVAFYVAADIMLVTPLRDGMNLVCKEYVACRTDEDGALVLSEFTGASAELSEAYLVNPYDAEGVKRAILDAVHAPQEDRMRRMRSMRATVFDNDVERWGTSFLEALRRAGHNRYETVDSRTAAEINE; encoded by the coding sequence ATGAACCCGGGTGGCGGCAGACGCCGCCCCGTCCGTCACACCGGCCTCTACGGTGGGGCGATGACCGGCGCAGGCAGTGAAGGGACACCGATGGGCCAGTCAGCCAACGACGTCGTCGTGGTGGCCAACCGCCTGCCTGTCGACGCCACGGCGGGTCCCGACGGGAGCACCCACTGGGAGCAGTCGCCCGGCGGCCTGGTCACCGCGCTGGATCCGTTGCTGCGGGAGCGGCCGGTCACCTGGATCGGCTGGAGCGGGCGGTTCGCCGACGACGCGGCCGACGCGGTGCCGTTGCCCGACCGCGTCGGATCCTGCGACCTGGTGGAGGTGCCGCTGACTCGCAGCCAGGTCGAGGACTACTACGAAGGGTTCTGCAACGCCACCATCTGGCCGCTCTACCACGACGCGATCGTCGCGCCGGTGTACCACCGGCGTACCTGGGAGGCCTACCAGCAGGTCAACCGCGTCTTCGCCGACGCGGTAGCGGCCGTCGCCGCACCAGGCGCCACCGTCTGGGTCCACGACTACCAGCTGCAGCTGGTCCCACAGTTCGTGCGGCAGGTGCGGCCGGACGTCACCATCGGATTCTTCCTGCACATCCCCTTCCCGCCGCACGAACTGTTCGCGCAACTGCCGTGGCGCCGGCAGATCATCGAGGGCATGCTCGGAGCGGACCTCGTCGGCTTCCACCGGCCAGAAGGCGTGCTGAACTTCCTCGTTCTGGCACACCGGCTCTGCGGCCTGTCGCCGGAGTCCGGCTCGGTCCAGGTCCGCGGACTGGACGACAACCGGACGGTGCGCGTCGGGGCCTTCCCGATCAGTATCGACTCGCGCAGCCTCGACTCGCTGGCCCGCGACCCGCAGGTCCGCGAAAAGGCCCGCCTGTTGCGGCACGACCTGGGCAACCCCGGCACGATCCTGCTCGGGGTCGACCGGCTGGACTACACCAAGGGAATCGACGTACGGCTCAAGGCTTTTGCCGAGTTGCTCGACGACGGCGACCTCGATCCGACCGACGTCACCCTGGTCCAGGTCGCCACGCCGAGCCGGGAGGGCGTCGAGGAGTACCAGCGGATCCGGCAGGAGATCGAACTGGTCGTGGGCCGCGCCCTGGGCGATCACGGCGCGATCGGCTCGGTCCCCGTGCGGTACCTGCACCAGTCGATGCCGCGCGAGGAACTGGTCGCGTTCTACGTCGCCGCGGACATCATGCTCGTCACGCCGCTGCGGGACGGCATGAACCTGGTATGCAAGGAGTACGTGGCCTGCCGAACCGACGAGGACGGCGCGCTGGTGCTGAGCGAATTCACCGGCGCTTCCGCAGAACTGTCCGAGGCGTACCTGGTGAATCCGTACGATGCCGAGGGGGTCAAGCGCGCGATCCTGGACGCGGTCCATGCGCCGCAGGAGGACCGGATGCGGCGGATGCGATCCATGCGCGCCACCGTGTTCGACAACGACGTCGAACGTTGGGGCACCTCGTTCCTGGAGGCGCTGCGACGGGCCGGGCACAACCGATACGAGACAGTCGACTCACGTACGGCAGCGGAGATCAACGAATGA